A genomic region of Solanum dulcamara chromosome 2, daSolDulc1.2, whole genome shotgun sequence contains the following coding sequences:
- the LOC129880492 gene encoding putative pentatricopeptide repeat-containing protein At5g13230, mitochondrial encodes MLRYVLGRRQPWTGFANFPASHFWVLFWHFQFSSQSLQLSKDQYTNLEISSFNSSAFANVLQNCIKNRDFIVGKALQCDILKRGGCLDLFGQNILLNLYVKSELLHDAVQLFDEMSTRNVVSFVTLLQGHLQAEQYITAVELFVRLHREGHELNPFVFTTILKVLVAMDEAQMGWIIHACIFKLGHDSNPFVSTSLIDAYSVSGLVDFSRDVFDGIIDKDLVSWTGMVTCYAENDNFEEALGCFSQMRLAGWMPNNYTFTSVIKACLGLQAIDVGKSVHGCVLKNRYEMDPSVGISLLDLYCKSGDLNDAACVFQEIPERDVVHWSFIIARYSQSERCDEALEFFSQMRKALVVPNQFTFASVLQACASVEALDLGMQIHCYVTKFGLDSDVFLTNALMDVYAKCGKVENTVDMFLETENINDVSWNTIIVGHVQCGDGEKALALFIDMHEAQVRASSVTYSSLLRACATLAALEPGLQIHSFTIKTIYDQDLAVGNALVDMYAKCGSIKDARLVFETMIERDVVSWNAMVSAYSMHGLGNEALSIFERMRRTHVKPNQLTFLGVLSACSNSGSLNQGYAYLSLMLDDYGIEPCVEHYTCMVSLLGRLGHLDKALQLVKDIPFEPSVMVWRALLGACVLHNEVELGKTAAQHVLELEPQDEATYVLLSNMYATSKRWNNVAFVRKTMKKKRLKKEPGLSWVENQGSVHYFSVGDASHPDIKLIHGMLEWFNLKSKGGGYVPNSDVVLLDVDDDEKIRLLWLHSERLALGFALIRTPPGSPIRIIKNLRICLDCHAAIKFISTLVQREIVIRDINRFHHFQNGACSCGDYW; translated from the coding sequence ATGCTGAGATACGTACTGGGCAGAAGACAACCATGGACGGGATTTGCAAACTTTCCAGCATCCCATTTCTGGGTTCTGTTTTGGCACTTCCAATTCTCATCCCAATCCCTCCAGTTGTCCAAAGACCAATACACGAATTTGGAAATTTCATCATTCAATTCTTCTGCATTCGCCAATGTGCTTCAGAATTGCATAAAGAACAGGGATTTCATCGTTGGAAAGGCACTCCAGTGCGACATTTTAAAGAGAGGCGGATGTTTAGACCTATTTGGGCAGAACATTTTGCTCAACCTATATGTCAAGTCTGAGTTATTACATGATGCAGTTCAGCTGTTCGACGAAATGTCTACAAGAAACGTGGTTTCATTTGTTACATTACTTCAGGGTCATTTGCAGGCAGAGCAATACATTACAGCTGTTGAATTGTTTGTTAGATTGCATAGAGAAGGTCATGAGCTGAACCCATTTGTATTCACAACAATCTTGAAAGTGCTTGTGGCTATGGATGAAGCACAGATGGGTTGGATCATTCATGCATGTATTTTTAAGCTTGGACACGACTCTAATCCTTTTGTCAGCACTTCCCTCATTGATGCTTACTCTGTTTCTGGACTTGTTGATTTTTCCAGGGACGTTTTTGATGGCATTATTGACAAGGACTTGGTTTCTTGGACAGGGATGGTTACTTGCTATGCAGAAAATGATAACTTTGAAGAAGCACTAGGATGCTTCTCCCAAATGAGGCTGGCAGGTTGGATGCCAAACAACTACACATTCACGAGTGTCATAAAGGCTTGCCTTGGTCTACAGGCCATTGATGTGGGCAAGAGTGTTCATGGGTGTGTACTAAAAAATAGGTACGAGATGGATCCTTCAGTTGGTATTTCATTGCTTGACCTATATTGTAAATCTGGAGATTTGAACGACGCTGCGTGTGTGTTTCAAGAGATTCCTGAGCGTGATGTAGTTCATTGGAGTTTTATTATAGCACGATATTCACAGAGTGAGCGCTGTGATGAGGCACTGGAGTTCTTTTCCCAAATGAGGAAAGCATTAGTTGTTCCAAACCAGTTTACTTTTGCTAGTGTGCTACAGGCGTGTGCATCTGTGGAGGCTTTAGACCTTGGGATGCAAATCCACTGCTACGTGACAAAGTTTGGTCTTGATTCAGATGTGTTTCTTACAAATGCCCTCATGGATGTGTATGCTAAGTGTGGAAAGGTGGAAAATACAGTAGACATGTTTCTGGAGACAGAAAACATAAATGATGTATCATGGAACACTATTATTGTTGGCCATGTACAATGTGGAGATGGAGAGAAGGCGCTAGCTCTGTTTATTGATATGCATGAAGCTCAAGTGCGAGCTTCATCAGTGACATACTCGTCCCTGCTGCGTGCTTGTGCAACCCTGGCTGCATTGGAGCCAGGTCTTCAAATTCACTCTTTTACTATAAAAACCATTTACGATCAAGATCTTGCAGTTGGAAATGCTTTAGTGGATATGTATGCAAAATGTGGGAGTATTAAGGATGCTCGTTTGGTGTTTGAAACAATGATTGAGCGTGATGTTGTTTCATGGAATGCTATGGTTTCAGCATATTCCATGCATGGTCTTGGGAATGAAGCTCTCAGTATCTTTGAGAGAATGCGCAGAACACATGTCAAGCCTAATCAATTAACATTTCTTGGTGTTCTTTCAGCATGTAGCAATTCAGGATCTTTGAATCAAGGATATGCCTATCTCTCTTTGATGCTGGATGATTATGGTATTGAACCTTGCGTTGAACACTATACATGCATGGTATCACTTTTGGGGCGCTTAGGTCACCTTGATAAGGCTCTTCAGTTGGTCAAAGACATCCCATTTGAGCCAAGTGTCATGGTATGGCGTGCTTTGCTTGGTGCCTGTGTTCTTCATAATGAAGTTGAGCTTGGGAAAACAGCTGCTCAGCATGTGCTTGAATTGGAACCACAAGATGAAGCGACTTATGTGTTATTATCAAATATGTATGCCACTTCGAAAAGGTGGAATAATGTAGCTTTCGTTCGGAAAACTATGAAGAAAAAACGACTAAAGAAGGAACCAGGACTTAGTTGGGTTGAAAACCAGGGCAGTGTTCATTATTTCTCTGTTGGTGATGCTTCACATCCTGATATCAAACTTATACACGGAATGTTGGAATGGTTTAACTTGAAAAGTAAGGGGGGAGGTTACGTTCCTAATTCTGACGTTGTTCTACTTGATGTCGACGATGATGAAAAAATACGCCTCTTGTGGTTACATAGTGAGAGATTAGCTTTAGGCTTTGCTTTAATAAGAACGCCGCCTGGAAGTCCAATTCGGATTATTAAAAATCTACGAATATGTTTGGACTGTCATGCAGCAATCAAGTTTATATCAACACTTGTGCAGCGAGAAATTGTTATAAGAGATATAAATAGGTTTCACCACTTCCAAAATGGAGCTTGTTCATGTGGTGATTACTGGTAA
- the LOC129876015 gene encoding uncharacterized protein LOC129876015 translates to MAEQQPPDASITAAPLPSAAVTATTSNTTSIAPPPPPSDNPPTNNVNNNNLGPSLAPKRQRRPSVRLGEIGDSPSDTHFRRGPKTWRFHKDPTLAAKTSKTRPLTNLVNGGGDNYDDSNIEDNNYNLDLGNRKSKSRKSTKRVRTNWHSSSAKFETPNGGGIHEENFFREDNNDNEEFREFELEGSESPVKEHSPINSTEHMGLQYWDRRGIRTRVSESRDHHDDLNNGGVHNEMNSGDKSIGVRDWLVDLGLGRYAPVFEIHEVDDEVLPMLTLEDLKDMGINAVGSRRKMFNAILKLRKGFS, encoded by the coding sequence ATGGCCGAGCAACAGCCGCCCGACGCCTCCATCACCGCCGCTCCCCTCCCTTCTGCTGCTGTTACAGCCACCACCTCCAATACGACATCTATAGCTCCACCACCTCCGCCATCCGATAACCCTCCAACCAACAACGTTAATAACAACAATTTAGGCCCCAGTTTGGCTCCGAAACGACAGCGCCGACCAAGTGTTCGATTAGGCGAGATCGGCGACTCACCTTCTGATACTCACTTCCGGCGAGGCCCCAAAACCTGGCGTTTCCACAAGGACCCCACTCTGGCAGCTAAAACATCAAAGACCCGGCCTCTAACTAATCTCGTTAACGGTGGCGGGGATAATTATGACGACAGCAACATCGAGGACAACAATTATAACCTTGATTTGGGAAATCGCAAGTCTAAATCGAGGAAATCCACGAAGAGAGTGAGAACAAATTGGCATTCCTCGTCAGCTAAGTTCGAGACGCCTAATGGCGGAGGAATTCACGAAGAGAACTTTTTCAGAGAAGATAATAACGATAACGAAGAGTTTCGGGAATTCGAGCTGGAGGGTTCGGAAAGCCCAGTGAAAGAGCACAGTCCAATTAACTCTACGGAACACATGGGGCTTCAGTATTGGGATCGGAGAGGAATTAGGACTAGAGTGTCGGAGAGCAGAGACCATCACGATGACCTCAACAACGGAGGAGTTCATAACGAAATGAATTCTGGGGATAAGAGCATTGGAGTAAGGGACTGGTTGGTTGATTTGGGTCTGGGGAGATATGCTCCCGTTTTTGAGATACACGAGGTTGATGATGAGGTTTTGCCCATGTTGACTCTGGAGGATCTCAAGGATATGGGGATTAATGCTGTTGGTTCCAGGCGAAAAATGTTCAATGCCATACTGAAGCTGCGGAAAGGGTTTTCGTGA